One window from the genome of Rickettsiella endosymbiont of Xylota segnis encodes:
- the icmV gene encoding type IVB secretion system protein IcmV encodes MSFFGAIKKIIKPAVDVPKWIDYQQLVKNNRSVFGFIKKFFIPDQAKTQESFEEALIRLKLTSADLMQRSKEFTRLLWIWIFLFFVSVSYSVYLLFYTHSLRGFFPCLGICIIILTQIFRYHFWLFQIKQRRLGCNFRDWFSYQFFNRKKNNA; translated from the coding sequence GTGAGTTTTTTTGGTGCTATAAAAAAAATAATTAAGCCAGCTGTTGATGTTCCAAAGTGGATAGACTATCAACAATTGGTAAAAAACAATCGTTCTGTTTTCGGATTCATTAAAAAATTCTTTATTCCTGATCAGGCCAAGACACAGGAATCCTTTGAAGAAGCACTGATACGTCTTAAATTAACTTCAGCCGATTTAATGCAACGCAGCAAAGAATTTACGCGTTTGTTGTGGATATGGATTTTTCTTTTCTTCGTTAGCGTTAGCTATAGTGTTTATCTCCTCTTCTATACTCACTCCTTGCGAGGATTTTTTCCTTGCCTAGGCATTTGTATTATTATTTTGACGCAAATCTTTCGTTATCATTTTTGGTTATTTCAAATTAAACAGCGTCGTTTAGGTTGTAATTTTCGTGATTGGTTCAGTTATCAATTTTTTAATAGGAAGAAAAATAATGCGTAA
- the icmW gene encoding type IVB secretion system protein IcmW, whose protein sequence is MPDLTHKGSHLYWKQYQDPLIYRVLCFMESVESWTKDGDATLEASLLELGKELDDIDKVDLDKLAQQALFIRLGNHLGMSRTLRLLQAIDTSHPGSAAKLLMHAEEVSNGPEDEAGLFLRRNISFERLRLLARVFSQDRLDLVLKAFEGE, encoded by the coding sequence ATGCCTGACTTAACTCACAAAGGTTCACACCTCTACTGGAAACAATACCAAGACCCCTTGATCTATAGGGTTCTTTGCTTCATGGAAAGCGTTGAATCTTGGACTAAAGATGGTGATGCCACGCTTGAAGCAAGCCTCTTAGAGCTGGGTAAAGAGCTCGATGATATCGATAAAGTTGATCTGGATAAACTTGCTCAACAAGCGTTGTTTATTCGTTTAGGTAATCATTTAGGTATGTCTCGTACCTTGCGTCTACTTCAAGCAATAGACACTTCACATCCAGGTTCTGCCGCTAAATTACTCATGCATGCCGAAGAGGTCAGTAATGGTCCTGAAGATGAAGCAGGCTTATTTTTGCGTAGAAATATTAGCTTTGAACGTTTACGTCTGCTCGCTAGAGTGTTTTCCCAAGATCGCCTGGATTTAGTTTTAAAAGCATTTGAAGGTGAATAA